The Flavobacterium johnsoniae genomic sequence GGAGATTCCATTACAATATTTCTAAAAGCTTTTTCGCTTTCAGACAAAAGATGTCTAGCTTTAACTTCCTCAGTTACTTCATAAGAAATTACAATAACTCCTGTAATTTCTGCATTTTCTTCTTTTAGAGGATAAAAAACAAGATTAAAATACCCTAATTCTTTCTTGTTGTATCTATTTAATGTTACGGCTAATTCATCTGTATAATAAGGAACTCCTGTTTCAAAAACATTTTTTAATAGTGAATATGTGGTTTCTTTTGCTTCAGGAACCGATTCAAAAATAGGTTTGTTTAAAATGTCTTTTTCTTCTTTGTCGATAATATGCAGATAGGTAGAATTAGCCATTTCTACAATTAAATCTGCACCTTTCAAAATGCAAATTCCCAGCGGTAATTGTTTTACTGTATTTCTGAATCTTTTCTCGCTTTCTTCAAGGTTTTTACGAGTAATGACTTGTTTTGTAGTTTCATTGCAAATTACTAAAACGCCAGCAGTTTTTCCGTTTTCATCATTTACTGGACTATAGCTAAAAGTCCAATATACATCTTCCATTTTGCCATTTCTATAAATAGGCAGCAATTGGTCTTCGTGCCAAGTTGCTTCTCCTTTATTTAGAACTTGATCGATTAAAGGTTTTATGAAATCCCATATTTCGGGCCAGTAATCAGCGCCTTTTTCTCCAAGAATTGCCGGATGTTTTCCGTCATTTCCAAGACTCGGACGATAAGCGTCATTATAAAAACAAATATGATCTGGCCCCCAAAATAAAAACATGGGAAATTTAGAATTTAAGAGAATGCCTATAGTGGTTCTAAGACTTTGTGGCCAAGATTCTACAGCACCAACCGCTGTTTGGCTCCAGTCTTTGGCTCGAGTAAGTTTACCCATTTCTCCTCCATTTGCCAGAAAAGCATAATTATTATTACTCATTAAATTTTTGATTTATATTCTCAGAAACAGCCAAATTTATTTCTATTCTAAAGGTAATAATTCCTGCTTAAAATTTGACTTGTTTAAAATTAATAAAAAATAAATATTCGCTCAAAATTGATTTTTGAATGAGCTAAGATTAAAATCGTTAGAGTTAATTTTATCTGTTTTCAATACGGAAATTTGAATAAAAGATTAAAAACAGAAGCCATGAAAAGAGAAGATTCTAAACACGAAATCGACAATATAAAAAGATATCAGGAAGAAGGATATGAGGTAAGTTATTTGTTTGAAAACAATCATTTAATAAATGCCGAAACCAAAAAAGCATATAAACCAGAAGATGTTTTTATTGTGGCGCATCATCGTTACGAAGGAATGAGCGATCCTGATGATATGTCAATCTTATATGTTATCGAAACAAAAGACGGAGCAAAAGGAACACATTTATTAGGATATGGCCCAACGGCAGATTTAGAAGAAGCCGAATTTTTTAAAGATATTCCAAAAGCCAATTATTCTAAAAATGCAGACATAAACGAATTGACATAAAAGGAATAAAAATAGATTGATATTTTTATTTTGCTGATGAGCAGTTGTTTCAAATTTATTTGGAGCAGCTGCTTTTTTTTGTGGGAGGCACAAAGGAGCAAAGGCACAAAGTCACAAAGGTTTTTGAAAGCGAATACTATTTTTTTTTGTGTTTTTTATGGGTTTGCGGTAAATAAGATTATATAAAAATATGTTTTTACGAATATGGAAAACCTTTGTCCCTTTGTTCCTCTGAACCTTTGAACCTGAACAAAATAATAATTATGAAAATTCTCTCCGAAATTGTATAAAGGTTTGAGAGACAATATAAACGAAATTTGAATTATAGAAATGAAGAGAAAAACCGAAGTTAGTTTTTGTACGTAAATAATTACTAACTGATTTACTAAAACCAAACCAAAATAATGAAAAAACTTTACATAAATACAGGAGGATTTGATGCTGTTTTTAATAATCTTAAAGATAGTTTTGGAGGCGATTTGCAAATTACTGCCAACGAATATATATTAAAAATAAAATCAAAATGGGCGAGCGGAAGCATTTCTGGAGTTCGTTTTGAAAAAGAAATGACTTATCTAAACTTTGATTTGACTTTTAATCAAGATGTTAGTTTAAGTATCGAATCTCATCCAATGGCGCCAGTATTTTTTGCATATTGCGAAAAAGGAAATGTACTTCATAGTTTTGGTGCCAATGGAGAAATCAAATCCCTGAAAAAAGATCAATCCGGTATTATGAGCAATTCGTCAGCCATTAATAGTGTGCTGTATTTTGAAAGTCATAAACAAATTCAGTTTTCATTAATCGGAATGCCAACAAATAGCGACAACAGTAAATCTGATTTTGCAGATCAGGTGCGTACTATTTTTGTGCCTAATTCTGGAAATTATATTTATATCGGAGCTGAAAATCAGAAAATTGGAAATAAATTTAAAGAACTTAAAGCTATTCCGCAGCAAGGAACAGTTCGTTATTTGCTGATGAAAAGTATTTTACGCGAAGTTTTAGAGTTAGAGATAGCGCAACATAGTTATAATTATTTAACGCCATTTGTGCCTATTTTGAATTTTGCAGCAAAGCAGTTATCAGAAATTAAAAAACTTTCCTCTTTAAATTTAAGTGCGATTGCAGCACCTGTAGTTTTTCTGAAAAGAAATTTGCAATCCAAAACTTTGGCTTTAAAACCTTATAATCAAAAATTAGCTAGCTAGTAAGCATCTTATATCTTCACTTTCAAAAAAACAGCTTTGGTCAAGCTGTTTTTTTCATTTAAAGAGTTTTCATTCTTTTTCGTAATGCAGAATAAAATAAACCATAATGAGATTTAAAACCAAAGAAACGCTGTTGGTAATAATTATCGGAAGATCGTTTTTTAGAATGCCATAAACAATCCAAATTGCAATTCCGAAAGTGAGAATTCCAAACATTTTTAGAGAAATCTCTTTTACTTTTTTGGTTTTCCAAACTTTTAAAATCTGCGGAACTGTCGAAATGGTGATGCAAGCTCCTGCAAAAAGACCAAGAATATCTATATAATTCATTTTTTCTAAGGTTCTAAGGTTCTGAGGGACTAAGAGGCTGAGGTTTTATGTTTTAAATCTCGCAAAGGCGCTAAGTCCCAAAGTTTTATTTTTTATGAATCTGCTTGAAGCTAACCTTTGCGACTCTGCGACTTTGCGAGATTTAAAAAAAAACTTTTTGCGAACTTTGCGTTTAAAAAATCAACCAACCAATTCGCCACCATTTATATGAATAAACTGTCCAGTAATATAACTGCTGTCTTCGCAAGCCAAAAACACATATGCAGGCGCCACTTCAGAAGGCTGTCCTGCTCTTTCCATCGGATTATCTTTTCCGAAATCCGATAATTTGTCAAAGCTTGCCACAATAAGCGGTGTCCAAATTGGCCCAGGCGCAACACCGTTTACACGAATTTGTTTTTTCGCTAACATCGTAGAAAGCGATCTCGTAAAACTAACAATCGCGCCTTTTGTACTGGCGTAATCTGCAAGATGTTCGCTTCCGCGAAAAGCCGTCACAGAAGTTGTATTAATAATCGTATCTCCTTTTTCTAAATACGGAAGTGCAGCTTTTGTGATATAGAAATAGGGATAGATATTGGTTTGAAAAGTTTTTTGGAGTTGCGATGACGTTATTTTTTCTAAATCCGTTTGCGGAAATTGTACAGCTGCATTATTCACAATAACATTAATATTCTTAAATGTCGTGTAGCATTTTTTTATTGCAGATTTGCAAAACTTTTCATCTTTCAAGTCGCCGCTAATCAAAAGGCATTGCTGTCCTTCTTTTTCAATCATCGCTTTTGTGTCTAAAGCATCTTTATTTTCTTTTAAATAGATAATGGCAATATTGGCGCCTTCTCTTGCAAAATGCACGGCGACACTTCTGCCGATGCCACTGTCGCCGCCAGTTATAAAAGCAGTTTTTCCTTTTAATTTGCCACTTCCGATATAGTTTTCTCTAATAATTTCTGGTTCAGGATTCATTTTATGTTCATTGCCAGGAAGATTTTGTTTTTGCTCAGGAAAGGTTATTTTCTTTTTCATAATTTTCTCTTTTTAAGCTCTTTCATGCTTTTAAAATTACATGAAAATTGAAATTTTACTTGTCTTAATAGGAATTTTGTTTGCCTCAAAAGATTTAAATCTAGTTTAATTGTACGGAAATACATTCAATTTTGTAAAATGTTAAAATAACAGGAATTTTCTAATAAGTTCATACTCACTCTCGCTTTCAAAATAACCATCTAAAAAGTGGGAATTCTGTAACTATTTTCGATTTAGATAAAAAACCGAGTAGTTATTTTTTTATACATTTGAGATTTTCCATATCATTTTTAATGGTCTAATTTGAGATTAATTAAAAAAATAAGAAAAATTTTACATTCATTTTAAAATTATCATTTTGATTTACAACCGATTTAGTTTCCAGACATGGTATTAATTGTAGACGATATAAGGGCCAATATTATTGCCTTAAAGAAAACATTAGAGCTGCATAATATCGATGTCGATAGTGCCGAATCTGGTGAAGAAGCGCTGAAAAAGATTTTAAAAACTGATTATTGCTTGATAATCATGGACGTTCAAATGCCAGGACTTGATGGATTTGAAGTTGTAAAAATCCTTTCTGGAAATCAGCGTACAAAAGATATTCCTGTTATATTTCTTTCGGCTTTAAATACCGAGAAAAAATACATTTTTAAAGGTTACGAAACGGGTGCTGTAGAATATATTACAAAACCGGTTGATTCTGATTTATTGATTTTAAAAGTCAAAACTTTTATTAAAATCTACGAACAGCAAAACGAATTAAAAGTGATGAAAGATCTTCTTTCTAAGGAAATAAAAATTAGAAAAGAAGCACAGGATAATCTTGAAATTAAAATTGCAGAAAGAACCAAAGAATTGGTTCAAAAAAATGAAGAATTAGAACTTAGAAATCACGAATTACAGCAATTTTCTTGGGTTGTTTCGCACGATTTAAATGAACCTATTCGGAAGATTCAGATTTTTATTAAAATAATAAAAGATCTATACCTAAAAACAGATGACAAAGCGATAGATTATGTAGATCGTACAATAAAATCTGCAGAAAGAATGCAGACTTTAATTACCGATCTTTTGGCTTATTCTAGACTTTCGGCTCAAGTTAAACCTGAAAAAACAGACTTAAATGAGGTTTTGCAAGAAGTTCTTTCTGATTTTGATTATTTAATTGAAAGCAAAAATGCGACAATAAAAACCAATGAACTTCCAACCGTAGACAGTATTCCAAGTCAATTGCGTCAAGTTTTTCAGAATCTAATTGGAAATGCGCTTAAGTTTTCGGGAACTGAAAATAAACCCGAAATAGAAATCACTTCAGAAATAATTGCAGACAAATCTATCGATAGTCCGACATCGCCAGAAGGGCAATTCTGCCGAATTACAGTAAAAGATAACGGAATTGGTTTTGACGAAAAATATCTAGACCGAATTTTTATTATCTTTCAGAGCTTAAATGATCGCCAAACCTACGAAGGAACAGGAATCGGACTTGCAATTGCAAAAAAAATAATAGATAAACATAATGGTTTAATTACCGCTAAAAGTGAAGTAGGAAAGGGCGCAAGCTTTATTATCATACTTCCGTTAAAATACAAATCAAAATAATTTAGACTTATAATTTATGAATGGTAATTTTAAAAGAAATTTACTAATTAGTTCTCTGGTTTCACTATTTGTACTGACCATTAGTTCTGTTGCTTCCTTTATTAGCATCAAAAGTTTATTAAGCAGTAATTATTGGGTAAATCATACTCAAGATGTTATTTACAATCTTAATGAAGGTTCGGCAATTATTACGGAAGCGCAAACAAGTATGCGAGGTTATCTACTTACTGGAGATGAACAATTTGTAGACCGTTTTAATGATTCTGAAACAAAATCAAATAATTATTTTGATAAATTGGATGAACTTACATCCGATAATCCTTCTCAACAAAAAATGCTAGACGAACTAAGATCTAAGCGATCTGGTTTCTTTAAATACCTCAATAATCAAATCGTAAAAAAGCGTTTAAGCAAAGAAACGCTGATTTTTGATTTGAATGAAGGTCGAAACATGATGAATGAAATAAAAACAATCATCAAAAAAGTAGAAAGTACAGAACAAAAACTTCTTGAAGAACGTAACGCCAATTCGGAACGTTATGGAACTTATAGTTTGATTCTTATTGTTGTTGCCTTTTTCATTGCTTTTATTATATCGATTGTTTTCATGATCAGAATTCTGAAAGATTATAATGAAAGAGCATTATTACAGAGTGAACTTGAGAAAAAAGACAAAGATATTGCCGAAAGACTTGAGGTAATTAGTGGTATTGCAACTCAGATTTCTAAAGGAAACTACGACGTTCAGATCGATGATAGAAAAGCAGATACTTTAGGAGCATTAGGAGGTTCTATTCATGAAATGAAAGATTCTCTAAAAACTTCTTTCGACTTATTGTCTCAAAAAGAATGGCTTCAATCTGGTGTTGCTACTTTAAATGATAAAATGTTGGGAGAGAAAACAATTCAGAAATTATCTAAAGATGTAATCGAATTTTTATGCCAATACACAAACAGTAGCGCTGGTGTTTTATATGTTGTTGATGGAGAAGAAATAACTGTTTCTGGCGGATACAGCTATATTCCGAGTAAAAGCCGTGAAAGAATCAGAAAAGGCGAAGGCTTAATTGGGCAAGCAATTGTATCTGGAAAAATGCTGGAGTTAAAAAAACTTTCGCCAGATGATATCCAAATTAATTATGCTTTGGGCGAAATAAAACCAACTCATATTGTGGCACTTCCGTTAATGGATTATAAAATAGAAGGAGCTGTAGAATTAGCGAGTATTTACGGATTTTCTGTTTTGCAGTTGGAGTTTTTAAATATGGTTGCCAATAATATCGGAATCGCTTTAAAAGCAACTCAAAACCGTAAAAAAGTGATGGAGCTTTTAGAAGAAACCAAATCGCAATCTGAAGAACTTCAAGTTCAACACAGCGAATTGGAAGCTATAAATGCAGAATTAGAAGCTCAGACAGAAAAACTTCAAGCTTCGGAAGAAGAACTTCGCGTTCAGCAAGAAGAATTGGAACAAACCAACGAAGAACTTTCAGAAAGAAGTGTTTTATTGGAAGAAAAAAATACTGAAATTCAGAAAAAATCTGAAGCGTTAGAATTAAGCACGCGTTACAAATCGGAATTCTTGGCAAATATGTCACATGAATTAAGAACGCCTTTAAATTCAATCTTATTATTGAGCCGTTTATTGTCTGAAAACAATAACGAAACAATGAACAACGAAGAAATTGAATTTGCAAAAGTGATTCAGAGTTCAGGAAACAGTTTATTAGGATTAATTGATGAAATTTTGGATTTATCTAAAATTGAGGCTGGTAAAATGGAGCTGGAATTTTTAGATGTTTCGACCAAAGAAATTACTGATAATCTTTATAATTTATTCCACATCGTAGCAAAAGAGAAAGGAATAAACTTTGAAATTATTACCAAAGATGCACCAATTGTCATTAAAACAGATAAAATGCGTTTAGAGCAGATCTTGAAAAATCTGATTTCAAATGCTATAAAATTCACAGAAAAAGGAACGGTAAGTCTTGAAATTAAGACAGATCCGAACAATGATAAAATAATTTGCTTTGTTGTAAAAGATACAGGAATCGGAATTCCGTTAGAAAAACAACCTCTAATTTTCGAAGCTTTCCAACAAGCCGACGGTTCTACAAAACGTAAATACGGAGGAACAGGTTTAGGATTATCAATAAGCCGAGAATTGGCTAAATTACTTAGAGGAGAAATTACGCTTTACAGTAAAGTAAATGAAGGAAGTTCGTTTACATTATGCATTCCGGTTTTAGGATTGGCGATAAATAAAATTCTCGTAAACAAAATACAGCCAAAAGAAGTTGTTGAGGACGAAGAAACGCAAACGGAGGCAAGACCTAAATATATCAGCGAAGTTATTCCAAAAGAAATTGAAGACGACAGAGATTCAATTGAAGAAGGCGATAAAGTAATTCTGATTGTCGAAGATGATATTAATTTTGCTAAGTCATTGCTGGCTTTTACTCAGAAAAAAGGTTATAAAGGAGTTGTCGCGGTTAGAGGAGATTACGCTTTAAACTTTGCCTTGATTTATAAACCAATCGGAATTTTATTAGATATTGAATTACCAATAAAAAGCGGTTGGGAAGTTTTGGAAGAACTGAAAAATAATTCTAATACCAAACATATTTCGGTTCACATTATGTCTTCGCATAAATTGAAACAAGAAAGTTTGTTAAAAGGTGCGGTAGATTTCTTAGACAAACCTGTTGCTTTTGATAAGATTCCGGACGTTTTTATGCGTATTGAACACATCATTAATAAAGAATCTCAAAAGGTTTTAATTATTGAAGACAACCCAAAACACGCTAAAGCATTGGCTTATTTCTTAGAAACTTACAATATCAATTCTGAGATAAAAAGTGAAGTTTCAGAAGGATTATCTGTTTTAAGCAACAAAGATGTTGACTGTGTTATTTTAGACATGGGAATTCCAGACAAACAAGCTTACGAAATTTTAGATGGCGTAAAGAAAAGTCCAGGTTTAGAAAATCTTCCAGTAATTGTCTTTACAGGAAAAAGTCTTTCTATTAAAGAAGAATTGAAGATTAGAAAATATGCCGATTCTATTATCGTAAAAACAGCTCATTCGTACCAAAGAATGTTAGATGAAGTTTCACTTTTCCTTCATTTAGTAGAAGAGAAAAAAGAGGGTAAAACGAAGGAAATTCATAAAAAACTGAATTCATTAAATAATATTCTATTTGAGAAAAAAGTATTAATTGTTGATGATGACGTTCGAAATATTTATTCGCTTTCTAAAGCTTTAGAAGCCTTTAAAATGAATGTAATTACAGCATTTGACGGAAAAGAAGCTATTAAAATTTTGGATGAAAATCCAGATACAGATGTGGTATTGTTAGATATGATGATGCCAAATATGGATGGTTATGAAACGGCTGAAAAAATAAGAAGCAATCCTAAATTTCTTAACTTAGCAGTAATCGCCGTAACGGCAAAAGCAATGACGGGAGACCGCGAAAAATGTATAAAAGCGGGAGCTTCAGATTACATCACAAAACCTGTCGATGTAGATCAGCTTTTATCGTTATTACGAGTTTGGTTATATGATAAAATTTAACCTATAAAAAGCTGTAAATGAGAAAAAAAAGAGTGCTGATTGTAGATGATGATACAAGGAATATTTTTGCTTTAGTGAATACTTTAAAAGCGAAATCTTTTGACTGTTTGTCTTGTTTAAGTGCCGAAGAAGCGCTTAGAATATTAAAAGAAGACAACACAATTGATGCAGTTTTGATGGATATGATGATGCCAGAAATGGACGGATACGAAGCAATTCCGCTTATAAAAGCAATTCCATCGCAAGAATCTACCTTTGTAGTGGCTGTAACTGCACAAGCAATGACAGGAGATAAAGAAAAATGTTTAGAGGCTGGGGCAGATGCATACATCTCAAAACCAGTTGATGTTGATAAATTACTTCAGATTTTGGGGGAAATTTAAGTGAATTATGATTGAAGATATTGAGTTAGAAGCCCTAATTAATGATGTTTACGAATATTATGGTTTTGATTTTGGAAGTTATTCCAGAGCTTCACTAAAAAGACGTGTTAGCCGAGTTTATTATTTAGATGGATTTAAGCATTTTCATGAATTTCTTTCAAAGGTTCGCACAGATCCAGATTATTGCAAAAGAATGATTGACGAAATTACGGTCAATGTTACAGAAATGTTTCGCGATCCGTCTTTTTATACCGTACTTCGAAATGACATTCTTCCCTTATTAGGAACAAAACCTTTTATCAGAATTTGGCATGCAGGCTGTTCTACAGGCGAAGAAGTGTATTCGATGGCCATTATGCTTAAAGAATTAGGACTTCTGCATAAATCTATTTTGTATGCAACAGATATTAATGCGGCAGTTCTAGAAACGGCAAAAAGTGGTATTTTTCCACTTCGAATGATAAAAGATTACGCAGATAATTATCGTGATTCTGGCGGAAAACAAGATTTTTCAGATTATTATATTGCCAATTATGGTTTTGCAAAATTTAGCGAAGAGCTTTCAGAAAAGATGGTTTTTTCGCAGCACAATTTAGTTTCGGACAATTCTTTTAATGAGTTCGATTTGATTTTGTGTCGAAATGTTTTAATCTATTTTGATAATAATCTGCAAAAAAGAGTTGTTAATTTATTTGATGACAGTCTTTCTGTTCTAGGATTTCTAGCACTTGGAACAAAAGAAACTATAAAATATTCTATATCTCAAACTAAATACAAACAGTTTGAAAGAGAAAAAATATGGAGGAAAGTAAGAGAGTAATAAAAGATTGTAAAGTAGTCATAATTGGAGGTTCTGCGGGAAGTTTGCAAGCATTATTGCAAATTTTGCCTTTTATAGAAGATCCAATTTCTTTTGCTATTGTGATTGTTGTTCATAGAAAAAATTCTGACGAACAGACTTTGGAGGCTTTACTAGCTTTAAAAGCGAATGTTAAAGTAAAAGAAGTAGAAGACAAAGTTGCTGTAAAAGCAGGTTTTATTTATATCGCGCCATCTAATTATCATTTATTGTTTGAAAAAAACGAAACACTTTCATTGGATACTTCTGAAAAGATAAATTACAGCAGACCAAGTATTGATGTTTCGTTTGAATCTGCGGCAGAAATTTATGGCAGTAATCTAATCGGAATTTTACTTTCTGGTTCTAACTCAGACGGAACAGTCGGAATGAAAGCAATTCAAGCTGCTGGAGGAATCACGGTCGTTCAAAATCCGCTTTCTGCAGAAATGTCTTTTATGCCTAATAATGCGATTTTGCACACAAAACCAGATTATGTTTTAAGTACAGAAGAAATTTTAGATTTTATAAAGGGAATTAATAAGGAGATAGCTTAACAATATTTAAGGTTTAGAGGTTTGCATAACCTTCAACATGATATATGTCGCCCCTCTGGGACTTTACTTATAATTATGTAATTATGCTATAAATATTTAGCTTCTCCGAAGCTTTTTATATTTTGAGTGTAAAATAATTTAATATTAATGTTCTCCGAAACTTTTCCATTGGATGATTAATGATTATGTTTAAGTCCCAGAGGGACGAAATATTTATAGCAAATAATTATTAAAACCCATCAAAAGCTCCACCGGAGCGAAATATTATTATAAATGCTTTTTAATAATATCACAAAAAAAAAATTAATTTTTCTCATCTTCAGGTAAAATAACCTTATTCATTTCAGCATCTTTTTCGGCTCTTCTTTGTGCAGCTTTTCCTTTTCCAATAGGAATTCCGGCTGTTAGATATAAAGATCTGTTATATACATTTGGACCGTCTCCTTTCATTACAGGAACCAATCCGTAGTAATATTGAATGGTAATATTCAATCCGTTGCCCACATTCATGTGATAACCAGTACCTAATGCGATTCCAGCATCAATTACACGAATCTCATCTCTGATTTTTTTCTTGTAAGTAACATCGTTTTTATTAACCTCATTTGTAAATTCATCAAAAGCCGATGCAAGAAGTCCGAGTTGTGGTCCAGCTTTAACGTAAATCCTATTTTTAAATTGATATTTAATCAAAATAGGAACATTAAAATAACGAATTTCACGATTAACAGTTCCGCCTTCAAATGTATTGTCTAAGTTAACATCGTCTAAAGAATAAACAGGAATATGTCTGGCTCCCATTGGCGATTTAACTATTACGCCAGTATTAATCATCCAAGCGGGATTTTTTTTAGATCGAACATCAAAATAAAAACCAAGATTAAAACCAGGATTCATTCCAGAACTTTCAAGGTTCGAAATATCAGAAAGATTGATACCGCCTTCTAGTCCAAATTCCAGAAAAGGCGAATTAAGTTTATCTCCAAAAATTAGCGATATTAAAACCTGCGATTTCGCCTCATTTATAGAAAAGAAAACGAGGAGTATCAATAAACTCTTTTTCATAATCAGAAATTAAAGTCCAAAACGATATTGAATTCCTCCTAAAGCTTGTGTACGACTTCCTAGAAAACCTGCTTCAACTCTAAACATAAGATGTTTATTTAATTGATATTGAGAGCCTACAATAAAATTCCACATATCTTTAGGTCTTTTTTGAAGAGAATATTGCACAGACGATGAACCAGCAGTGCTAAGAGCGCCATCTAAAGTTGCTAGAATATTTCCAGCACTTTCTAATGCTCTGTTTGCTGTATTATGTTTGGCAACATTTACCGGATTTTTTTGTTCTACAGGAGTTAAACTATCCCACCAATTATCTACTTTAGTCTGGTTTTCTGTCACTTTTGCCAAGCCATCATCAACTTTTTGCTGAGCGTTGCTTAAATCAAGAAAATCAGACAAAGGAAGATTTCCATTGGTATCTCCCGAAATGTGAACTCTAAAACCTCCAACCCAAACTGCAATATTTTGTTCTGGTTTACGGAATTTGAATGTTTTTCCTAAACGTGGACCAAAAACATACGAAAAGGCTGGTTTATCAAGCGAACTGATATCCGTCCAAGCCATGTTCATATCCAAAGCCAACCATCCGCCGCCAATTCCAATTGTTGGCGTCATTCCAAGTCCGAATGTTGTAGCGTTAAAATTTGCTTTTGTACTGAAATGTGCAACTTGCGACCAATTATTGTCGGCATCTGGAACATAAATTCCGGCGTTAATTTTAGTTGAAGTATTGGCTTTACCTAAAATTCCATAAATATTTAAAAAGGGCAGAAGCCAAATGTCTGGGCGAATAGTTAATGCGCCAGCTTCTACATGAGATTTATCAAAACGTACAATTTCGTCTAGATTGTATTGCGGTCCATTATTAAAACCTACATTAAGATCATTAATGACAATTTCAGAATCTTGCCAAAAATAATTAATAGAAAGTCCTGCTGAATAAGGAAGTTTGTAACCTTTCTGAGCGACTTTTTGTCCCCAAATTGGCAAAGCGTAAGGATAATCGGCGACTTTGAGGCTGTCTTTAACCTCTTGATTTTTTTCTCCAACAACTTTATCTGTATAAACTTGTCCGAAGATTGAAATACTGCATAATAATAAAAGGGCTGATATTAGTTTTTTACATTTCATTTGTTTGTAGTGTTTTAAATTAATTAAACTGCTTAAATAAATGTGTACTAATGTATTCTGTGGAGGAATCTCGGCTTATCTTTCTTTTACTGGATTATAAAAAATGGGTATGAATTAATTTTTATGTGGTTAATTGTGTTAAAGTTAATTAAAAATTTTTAACATTTTAC encodes the following:
- a CDS encoding chemotaxis protein CheB, producing MEESKRVIKDCKVVIIGGSAGSLQALLQILPFIEDPISFAIVIVVHRKNSDEQTLEALLALKANVKVKEVEDKVAVKAGFIYIAPSNYHLLFEKNETLSLDTSEKINYSRPSIDVSFESAAEIYGSNLIGILLSGSNSDGTVGMKAIQAAGGITVVQNPLSAEMSFMPNNAILHTKPDYVLSTEEILDFIKGINKEIA
- a CDS encoding porin family protein, translating into MKKSLLILLVFFSINEAKSQVLISLIFGDKLNSPFLEFGLEGGINLSDISNLESSGMNPGFNLGFYFDVRSKKNPAWMINTGVIVKSPMGARHIPVYSLDDVNLDNTFEGGTVNREIRYFNVPILIKYQFKNRIYVKAGPQLGLLASAFDEFTNEVNKNDVTYKKKIRDEIRVIDAGIALGTGYHMNVGNGLNITIQYYYGLVPVMKGDGPNVYNRSLYLTAGIPIGKGKAAQRRAEKDAEMNKVILPEDEKN